In a single window of the Pseudomonas entomophila genome:
- a CDS encoding MraY family glycosyltransferase translates to MTLWLILPLLLLLAWLLTGWLRRYALARSIIDVPNARSSHTVPTPRGGGVAIVLTFLASVPVLASQALLDWSLAWALLGAGSGIAILGFLDDHGHIAARWRLLGHFTGAAWVLFWLGGLPPLQGFGHELALGWVGHVLALFYLVWLLNLYNFMDGIDGLASIEAICACLGGALLYWLSGHGSEAWGAIALACAVAGFLIWNFPPARIFMGDAGSGFLGIALGILSLQAAWVDSSLFAAWLILLGVFVVDATVTLVRRLLRGEKVYEAHRSHGYQFASRQFGRHMPVTLAVLAINVVWLLPLACAVALGKLDCVVALMIAYAPLVLLAIKFNAGQAEHR, encoded by the coding sequence ATGACTCTCTGGTTGATTCTACCCTTGCTTCTTTTGCTGGCCTGGCTGCTGACAGGGTGGCTGCGTCGTTATGCCTTGGCACGCAGCATCATCGACGTACCTAATGCGCGTAGCTCCCATACCGTACCGACACCCCGTGGCGGTGGGGTGGCCATTGTTCTGACGTTCCTGGCTTCGGTGCCGGTTCTGGCCAGTCAAGCGTTGCTCGACTGGAGCCTGGCTTGGGCGCTGTTGGGGGCAGGATCGGGTATCGCCATCCTGGGCTTTCTGGACGACCATGGGCACATCGCGGCCCGATGGCGGCTGTTGGGGCACTTCACTGGCGCGGCCTGGGTGCTGTTCTGGCTTGGTGGGTTACCACCGCTTCAGGGCTTTGGACATGAGCTGGCGCTGGGCTGGGTCGGCCATGTGCTAGCGCTTTTCTACCTGGTATGGCTACTTAATCTGTACAACTTCATGGACGGCATTGACGGTTTGGCCAGTATCGAGGCGATCTGTGCCTGCCTGGGGGGGGCTCTACTATATTGGCTCAGTGGCCATGGCAGCGAGGCTTGGGGAGCGATTGCACTGGCATGCGCCGTAGCAGGCTTCCTGATCTGGAACTTCCCTCCCGCACGCATCTTCATGGGGGATGCCGGAAGCGGTTTTCTGGGTATCGCCCTGGGTATCCTATCGCTGCAGGCAGCGTGGGTCGACTCAAGCCTGTTCGCGGCGTGGTTGATCTTGCTGGGGGTCTTTGTCGTTGATGCGACGGTCACGCTGGTACGTCGCTTGCTGCGTGGAGAGAAAGTCTATGAAGCACACCGCAGCCACGGCTACCAGTTCGCCTCGCGGCAGTTTGGCCGGCACATGCCGGTAACCCTGGCGGTATTGGCAATCAATGTCGTCTGGCTATTGCCTCTGGCCTGTGCGGTTGCCCTTGGCAAGCTCGACTGTGTCGTCGCTCTGATGATCGCTTACGCACCGTTGGTATTGCTCGCCATCAAGTTCAATGCCGGGCAGGCAGAGCACCGCTGA
- a CDS encoding SDR family oxidoreductase → MGMTFSGQVALVTGGAAGIGRATAQAFAAEGLKVVVADLDAVGGEATVAQIRQAGGEALFVGCDVTCDSEVRQLHERIVATYGRLDYAFNNAGIEIEKGRLAEGSEAEFDAIMSVNVKGVWLCMKYQLPMLLAQGGGAIVNTASVAGLSAAPKMSIYAASKHAVIGLTKSAAIEYAKKGIRVNAVCPAVIDTDMFRRAYEADPRKAEFAAAMHPVGRIGKVEEIASAVLYLCSDGAAFTTGHSLTVDGGALAI, encoded by the coding sequence ATGGGCATGACGTTCTCCGGCCAGGTCGCACTGGTCACCGGCGGTGCTGCGGGTATCGGCCGGGCGACCGCCCAGGCTTTCGCGGCAGAAGGCTTGAAGGTGGTGGTGGCCGATCTCGATGCGGTGGGTGGCGAGGCCACCGTGGCGCAGATTCGCCAGGCGGGCGGCGAAGCGCTGTTCGTGGGCTGCGACGTGACCTGCGACAGCGAAGTGCGGCAACTGCATGAAAGGATCGTCGCGACTTATGGTCGGCTCGATTACGCCTTCAACAACGCCGGCATCGAGATCGAGAAAGGCCGCCTGGCCGAAGGTAGCGAAGCAGAGTTCGATGCGATCATGAGCGTCAACGTCAAGGGTGTCTGGTTATGCATGAAGTACCAGTTGCCGATGCTGTTGGCTCAGGGCGGCGGGGCCATTGTCAACACAGCCTCGGTGGCTGGCCTCTCGGCCGCGCCGAAAATGAGCATCTACGCCGCCTCCAAGCATGCGGTGATCGGCCTGACCAAGTCGGCGGCCATCGAGTACGCCAAGAAGGGTATCAGGGTCAACGCGGTGTGCCCGGCGGTCATCGACACCGACATGTTCCGCCGCGCCTATGAAGCAGACCCGCGCAAGGCCGAGTTCGCTGCGGCGATGCACCCGGTCGGGCGCATTGGCAAGGTCGAGGAAATCGCCAGTGCGGTGCTTTACCTGTGCAGTGATGGGGCGGCGTTCACTACCGGGCATAGCCTTACGGTCGATGGTGGCGCATTGGCGATCTAG
- a CDS encoding lipopolysaccharide kinase InaA family protein, protein MTRQALKRLIDLTPDAKRVSAPLECASSRLFTKRERLDSFRQKWRVQHGTRKRNGMFDWSLEELVNTCEANRRGARIPGLVGFGYSRSKVGLINDVFLITHRLDGYLDGYNWILTHPQAVDQLLDATFELLHALHVQGITHMDLWAANVMLPEQGGEPAMAIDLENSFSVPTAFFSETLAFQFGFFYYRHIYRFITEIDYDAKVKQAVARYFPQIREADFQRVYEIAKHQDIGRLKRRDIFLEGKIESLW, encoded by the coding sequence TTGACCCGACAAGCGCTCAAGCGTCTTATCGACCTCACGCCCGACGCCAAACGAGTCAGCGCCCCGCTGGAGTGTGCCAGCAGCCGGTTGTTCACCAAGCGCGAGCGGCTTGATTCGTTCAGGCAGAAGTGGCGCGTCCAGCACGGCACACGCAAGCGCAACGGCATGTTCGATTGGAGCCTGGAGGAGCTGGTCAACACCTGCGAGGCTAACCGGCGCGGCGCGCGCATACCCGGCCTGGTGGGCTTTGGCTACAGCCGCTCGAAGGTGGGATTGATCAACGATGTTTTCCTGATCACCCACCGTCTCGATGGCTACCTCGATGGCTACAACTGGATCCTCACTCACCCGCAGGCGGTCGACCAGTTGCTGGACGCAACCTTTGAACTGCTGCATGCCCTCCATGTCCAAGGCATCACCCACATGGATCTCTGGGCTGCCAATGTCATGCTGCCGGAGCAAGGCGGCGAGCCCGCCATGGCTATCGACCTCGAGAACAGCTTTTCGGTCCCGACAGCTTTCTTCAGCGAGACCCTAGCATTCCAGTTCGGTTTCTTCTACTACCGGCACATCTATCGCTTCATTACCGAAATCGACTATGACGCCAAGGTGAAACAGGCAGTGGCGCGCTACTTCCCGCAGATCCGCGAGGCAGACTTCCAGCGTGTCTACGAAATAGCCAAGCATCAGGACATTGGTCGACTGAAACGACGTGATATTTTCCTCGAGGGCAAGATCGAGAGCCTGTGGTAA
- a CDS encoding polysaccharide biosynthesis protein, with protein MDRLRKRMLALPRRYKRALQVVTDLILVWLALWLAFVVRIGFDEMNNPIKGHLWLFASAALVAIPIFIRFGMYRAVMRYFGNDALIMIFKAVSLSALILALVVYWYSNHTTVVPRSIIFNYWWLSLVMIGGLRLVMRQYFLGDWYAAKQHMPFTSSENGLPKVAIYGAGAAGNQLLAALRMGRVMRPVAFIDDDESIADRAISGLQVFRSKDIQRMLDITGAEEVLLAIPSATRARRREVLGALEKFPLHVRSVPSVMDLASGRVKVDDIQEVDIADLLGRDAVPAQQDLLAHCITGKVVMVTGAGGSIGSELCRQILMLQPRTLLLFEHSEFNLYSIHSELEQRIQRESLSVRLVPFLGSIRNPRHLFDTMSMWHVDTVYHAAAYKHVPMVEHNIAEGVLNNVIGTLNTAQAALQANVSNFVLISTDKAVRPTNVMGSTKRLAEMILQALSKEIAPVLFGDAGNIARVNKTRFTMVRFGNVLGSSGSVIPLFHKQIKAGGPLTVTHPKITRYFMTIPEAAQLVIQAGSMGQGGDVFVLDMGEPVKIAALAEKMVHLSGLSVRSEKNPHGDIAIEFSGLRPGEKLYEELLIGDNVSPTPHRMIMTANEDYLSWDVLKEQLSALVVAVDAEDFQAVRQLLRGMVSGYSPEGEIVDWVYQQRRRDV; from the coding sequence ATGGATAGATTGAGAAAACGTATGCTCGCGCTGCCACGTCGTTACAAGCGCGCGCTACAAGTCGTTACCGACCTGATATTGGTCTGGCTTGCGCTGTGGCTGGCATTTGTCGTGCGCATTGGCTTCGACGAAATGAACAATCCGATCAAGGGGCACCTTTGGTTGTTCGCCTCGGCTGCGCTGGTCGCCATTCCGATTTTCATTCGTTTTGGTATGTATCGGGCAGTAATGCGCTATTTCGGCAACGATGCCTTGATCATGATTTTCAAGGCCGTCAGTCTCTCAGCCCTTATCCTGGCGCTGGTCGTGTACTGGTACAGTAACCACACCACCGTGGTACCGCGCTCGATCATCTTCAATTACTGGTGGCTGAGCCTGGTGATGATCGGTGGTCTGCGCCTCGTGATGCGCCAGTATTTCCTGGGCGACTGGTATGCTGCCAAGCAACACATGCCCTTTACCAGCAGTGAAAACGGTCTGCCCAAGGTCGCAATCTATGGGGCCGGGGCTGCCGGCAACCAACTGCTGGCGGCATTGCGCATGGGGCGGGTGATGCGACCAGTCGCCTTCATCGATGATGATGAGTCGATCGCTGATCGGGCGATCTCCGGTCTGCAGGTGTTCCGCAGCAAGGACATCCAGCGCATGCTCGACATTACCGGGGCGGAGGAAGTGCTGCTTGCCATTCCATCAGCCACGCGTGCACGCCGTCGCGAAGTCCTGGGTGCGCTTGAGAAGTTTCCGCTGCATGTACGCAGCGTGCCGAGTGTCATGGACCTCGCCAGTGGACGCGTTAAGGTCGACGATATCCAGGAAGTGGATATTGCCGATCTTCTGGGGCGCGACGCGGTCCCGGCGCAGCAGGATCTCCTGGCCCACTGCATCACCGGCAAGGTCGTCATGGTCACAGGGGCAGGGGGGTCGATCGGCTCGGAGCTATGCCGGCAGATTTTGATGCTCCAGCCGCGTACGCTATTACTGTTCGAACACAGCGAGTTCAACCTGTATAGCATTCACAGTGAACTGGAACAGCGTATACAGCGCGAGTCGCTTTCGGTGCGCCTGGTGCCATTCCTGGGTTCGATCCGTAATCCGAGACACCTGTTCGACACCATGAGTATGTGGCACGTGGACACGGTGTATCACGCGGCGGCGTACAAGCACGTGCCGATGGTCGAGCACAATATCGCCGAAGGCGTGCTCAACAATGTGATTGGAACATTGAACACGGCACAAGCAGCGTTGCAGGCGAATGTCTCCAACTTCGTGCTGATTTCCACCGACAAGGCGGTGCGCCCAACCAACGTCATGGGCAGCACCAAACGCCTCGCGGAAATGATCCTGCAAGCGCTGAGCAAGGAAATCGCTCCTGTCCTGTTTGGTGATGCAGGCAATATTGCCCGCGTGAACAAGACCCGCTTCACCATGGTGCGTTTCGGTAACGTGCTGGGTTCGTCGGGCTCGGTGATTCCGCTTTTCCATAAGCAGATCAAGGCTGGGGGGCCGCTGACGGTCACGCACCCCAAGATCACTCGCTACTTCATGACCATTCCCGAGGCGGCCCAGTTGGTCATACAGGCAGGGTCCATGGGTCAGGGGGGGGATGTGTTCGTCCTGGACATGGGGGAACCTGTAAAGATCGCCGCGCTGGCGGAGAAGATGGTGCATCTTTCCGGTTTGAGTGTCAGGTCGGAAAAAAATCCCCATGGAGATATTGCCATCGAGTTCTCGGGGTTGCGTCCAGGCGAGAAACTTTACGAGGAGCTCCTGATCGGCGATAACGTATCGCCTACCCCGCACCGGATGATCATGACGGCGAACGAGGATTACCTCAGCTGGGATGTTTTGAAAGAGCAGCTCTCGGCTTTGGTGGTCGCCGTGGATGCGGAGGATTTCCAGGCTGTCCGACAGCTGCTGAGGGGCATGGTCAGCGGTTACTCACCTGAAGGCGAGATTGTTGACTGGGTCTATCAGCAACGCCGTCGGGATGTCTGA
- a CDS encoding DUF2897 family protein, with translation MPWYAWLIIAIALGSIVGGLLMLRDTAKKLPLTEEQLQKIHQRNAEMDAKEAKDR, from the coding sequence ATGCCTTGGTATGCCTGGCTTATAATCGCCATAGCGCTCGGCTCCATCGTAGGTGGGCTGTTGATGCTGCGTGACACCGCGAAGAAGCTGCCGTTGACCGAAGAACAACTGCAGAAGATTCATCAACGCAACGCAGAAATGGATGCCAAGGAAGCAAAGGACCGCTGA
- a CDS encoding ComEA family DNA-binding protein translates to MRNITFSLLLLPLLAGLSLPLSAAPSSSGIAEVTPIVTSSVAAPAMKININSADAPSLQQALDGIGKAKAEAIVAYREANGPFTSVDELLEIKGIGNALLERNRDKLILE, encoded by the coding sequence ATGCGCAATATCACTTTCTCTCTTCTGTTACTTCCGCTTCTCGCAGGCTTATCCTTGCCCCTCAGTGCGGCGCCCTCGTCTTCCGGTATCGCTGAGGTTACGCCCATTGTCACCTCATCGGTGGCTGCTCCGGCCATGAAGATAAACATCAACAGTGCCGATGCGCCGTCTCTTCAGCAGGCCCTTGATGGTATCGGCAAGGCGAAGGCCGAGGCGATCGTGGCCTATAGGGAGGCCAATGGACCGTTTACTTCGGTAGACGAATTGCTCGAAATCAAGGGAATTGGCAATGCGCTGTTGGAGCGCAACCGTGACAAGTTGATACTGGAATAA
- a CDS encoding serine O-acetyltransferase yields the protein MILLANIRQDLQRYTNGGGVLRSLKIVLASHAFHLVFFYRLGVWLSAIPLVGGGVRILFEYLIRVVYASDISLRAQIGPGLVIMHGHDIVIGSSVVIGRNCKILNGVTFGNKDTEALDNQQPCLGDNVVVGTGAKILGGVKIGSRVKIGANSVVTKDIPDGATAAGVPARVISVNN from the coding sequence ATGATTTTACTTGCGAACATTCGTCAGGATCTTCAGCGTTACACGAACGGTGGTGGTGTGTTGCGTTCGCTCAAGATAGTGCTCGCCAGCCATGCGTTTCACCTGGTGTTTTTCTATCGACTGGGTGTCTGGCTTTCGGCAATACCGCTGGTAGGGGGGGGGGTGCGAATTCTGTTCGAATATCTTATTCGGGTGGTCTATGCGAGTGATATCTCGCTGCGCGCGCAGATCGGGCCGGGGCTGGTGATCATGCATGGGCATGACATTGTCATTGGCAGTTCTGTGGTCATTGGAAGGAACTGCAAAATACTCAACGGTGTGACGTTTGGAAACAAGGACACCGAAGCCTTGGATAATCAGCAACCCTGCCTGGGTGATAATGTGGTTGTGGGCACCGGTGCGAAGATTCTAGGGGGGGTAAAAATTGGCAGTCGCGTAAAAATTGGCGCCAACAGTGTAGTGACCAAAGATATACCTGATGGTGCGACGGCTGCCGGTGTGCCTGCGCGCGTTATTTCAGTAAATAATTAA
- the pyrF gene encoding orotidine-5'-phosphate decarboxylase: MSACQTPLIVALDFPTRDAALKLADQLDPALCRVKVGKELFTSSASGIVETLCAKGFEVFLDLKFHDIPNTTAMAVKAAAEMGVWMVNVHCSGGLRMMSACREELAKRSGPQPLLIGVTVLTSMEREDLAGIGLDVDPQEQVLRLAALAQKAGMDGLVCSALEAPALKAAHPSLQLVTPGIRPAGSAQDDQRRILTPRQALDAGSDYLVIGRPISQAADPAKALAAVVAEIRG, encoded by the coding sequence ATGTCCGCCTGCCAGACGCCCCTTATCGTCGCCCTGGATTTCCCTACCCGTGACGCCGCCCTGAAGCTGGCTGACCAGCTCGATCCGGCGCTGTGCCGTGTCAAGGTTGGCAAGGAGCTGTTCACCAGCAGTGCTTCGGGGATTGTCGAGACCCTTTGCGCCAAGGGCTTCGAAGTGTTTCTCGATCTCAAGTTCCACGACATCCCCAACACCACTGCCATGGCGGTCAAGGCTGCAGCCGAGATGGGCGTATGGATGGTCAACGTGCATTGTTCCGGTGGCCTGCGCATGATGTCGGCTTGCCGCGAGGAACTGGCCAAGCGTAGCGGCCCGCAGCCGTTGCTGATCGGCGTGACCGTGCTGACCAGCATGGAGCGCGAGGATCTTGCCGGCATTGGCCTGGATGTCGACCCGCAGGAGCAGGTCTTGCGCCTGGCGGCGCTGGCGCAGAAGGCTGGCATGGACGGTCTGGTGTGCTCTGCGCTTGAGGCTCCGGCGTTGAAGGCCGCACATCCTTCGTTGCAACTGGTTACGCCAGGCATTCGTCCGGCAGGCAGTGCCCAGGATGATCAGCGTCGCATCCTGACCCCGCGCCAGGCGCTGGATGCCGGTTCCGATTACCTGGTGATCGGCCGCCCGATCAGCCAGGCGGCGGATCCGGCCAAGGCATTGGCTGCCGTGGTGGCCGAGATCCGTGGCTGA
- a CDS encoding NADP-dependent oxidoreductase — MSTRNRRFLLAKRPVGAVRREDFTYEEVATEQPAEGEILVKNLYLSLDPAMRGWMNEGKSYIAPVALGQVMRALGVGEVIASRHPDFKVGDHVNGALGVQDYYTGAPQGLYKIDPRLAPLPRYLSALGMTGMTAYFALLDVGQPKAGETVVISGAAGAVGSIAGQIAKLKGCRVIGIAGGAQKCQYLKDELGFDGVIDYKAEDLLAGLKRECPKGVDVYFDNVGGDILDAVLSRLNFKARVVICGAISQYNNKEAVKGPANYLSLLVNRARMEGFVVMDYVKEYGKAAQEMAEWLASGKVKSKEDVVEGLETFPETLLKLFSGENFGKLVLKV; from the coding sequence ATGTCCACCCGCAACCGCCGTTTCCTGCTTGCCAAGCGCCCGGTCGGTGCTGTGCGTCGCGAAGACTTCACCTATGAGGAGGTCGCCACCGAGCAACCCGCCGAGGGCGAGATACTGGTGAAGAACCTCTACTTGTCACTGGACCCCGCGATGCGTGGCTGGATGAACGAGGGCAAGTCCTACATTGCGCCCGTGGCCCTTGGCCAGGTGATGCGTGCCCTGGGGGTCGGCGAGGTGATCGCCTCCAGGCATCCGGACTTCAAGGTCGGCGATCATGTGAACGGTGCACTTGGTGTGCAGGACTACTACACCGGTGCGCCACAGGGCCTGTACAAGATCGACCCCAGGCTCGCCCCGCTACCCCGCTATCTTTCAGCCCTGGGCATGACCGGCATGACCGCTTACTTCGCCCTGCTCGATGTCGGCCAGCCCAAGGCTGGCGAGACGGTGGTGATCTCAGGCGCCGCCGGCGCGGTCGGCAGTATTGCCGGGCAGATTGCCAAGCTGAAGGGTTGCCGGGTGATCGGGATTGCCGGCGGTGCGCAGAAATGCCAATACCTCAAAGATGAACTGGGCTTCGACGGTGTCATCGACTACAAGGCCGAAGACCTGCTGGCCGGCCTCAAGCGCGAATGCCCCAAGGGCGTGGATGTGTACTTCGACAACGTCGGTGGTGACATTCTGGATGCCGTGCTCTCGCGCCTAAATTTCAAGGCCCGGGTAGTGATATGCGGCGCAATCAGCCAGTACAACAACAAGGAAGCCGTGAAGGGGCCGGCAAACTACCTGTCGCTTCTGGTGAACCGTGCGCGCATGGAAGGTTTCGTGGTCATGGACTACGTCAAGGAGTATGGCAAGGCTGCGCAGGAGATGGCCGAATGGCTGGCTAGTGGCAAGGTCAAGAGCAAGGAGGACGTGGTGGAGGGGCTGGAGACCTTCCCGGAAACGCTGCTCAAGCTGTTCAGCGGAGAGAATTTCGGCAAGTTGGTGCTGAAGGTTTGA
- a CDS encoding glycosyltransferase family 4 protein gives MSANQLPAVQDVLQSAVEFESGRVSMKPVLLIVVNDPAFFISHRLPIAESAREAGYEVHVATRAGARVSDISRLGFAHHELPLSRSGKNPLLELKSLLALWALCWRVRPNVLHLVTIKPVLYGGIVARLSPVRGVLAAISGLGFVFMAQGGKASVLRKIISLMYRVALGKRNLRAVFQNPDDQKALASLGAITAAKSVLIRGSGVDLRQYSPCPEPAGQPVVTLAGRLLRDKGVLEYVEAARTLQQRGISASFQLVGDPDPGNPTSISADELSDWGQQGIVTCLGYRADMETVFQRSHIVVLPSYREGLPKVLVEAAACGRAVVTTDVPGCRDAIEPGISGLLVPVRDAHALADAIEQLVVDTQLRQDMGKAGRALAERAFAIESIVAQHLDIYRTLENNA, from the coding sequence GTGTCGGCCAATCAGTTGCCTGCTGTGCAGGACGTTTTGCAAAGTGCTGTTGAATTCGAGAGTGGCAGGGTTAGCATGAAACCGGTACTACTGATCGTTGTTAACGATCCGGCTTTTTTTATTTCTCATCGATTGCCGATTGCCGAGTCTGCGCGCGAGGCGGGGTACGAAGTTCACGTGGCTACGCGAGCGGGGGCGCGGGTCTCTGACATCTCACGTCTTGGTTTTGCTCACCATGAATTGCCCTTGTCGCGCAGTGGAAAGAATCCACTTCTTGAGTTGAAGTCGCTGCTGGCACTTTGGGCATTGTGCTGGCGCGTACGTCCCAATGTGCTGCATCTGGTAACCATCAAGCCCGTTCTATACGGCGGTATCGTTGCCCGGCTTTCTCCAGTCCGGGGGGTACTGGCCGCCATTTCAGGGCTTGGATTCGTTTTCATGGCCCAAGGCGGAAAAGCATCGGTACTGCGCAAGATCATTTCGCTGATGTACCGAGTGGCATTGGGTAAGCGAAACCTCAGGGCGGTTTTCCAGAATCCAGACGATCAGAAGGCTCTGGCTTCCCTTGGCGCGATCACAGCGGCGAAAAGTGTGCTGATTCGAGGATCCGGCGTGGACTTGCGACAGTACTCACCTTGCCCGGAGCCTGCCGGTCAGCCCGTGGTGACGCTCGCCGGGCGACTGTTGCGTGACAAAGGGGTGCTCGAGTATGTGGAGGCTGCCCGAACCCTCCAGCAACGCGGAATCAGTGCAAGCTTTCAGCTGGTCGGCGACCCGGACCCTGGCAATCCCACCAGTATCAGTGCGGATGAGTTGTCGGATTGGGGGCAGCAAGGCATTGTCACCTGCCTGGGTTATCGGGCGGATATGGAGACGGTGTTCCAGCGTTCGCATATCGTTGTCCTGCCTTCTTATCGTGAAGGTTTGCCGAAAGTCTTGGTGGAGGCTGCTGCCTGCGGCCGCGCGGTAGTTACCACCGATGTCCCTGGGTGCCGTGACGCGATCGAGCCAGGTATTTCCGGACTGTTGGTACCCGTACGCGACGCGCACGCGCTGGCCGATGCGATCGAGCAACTGGTCGTGGACACGCAATTGCGCCAGGACATGGGCAAGGCGGGCAGGGCGCTTGCCGAGCGTGCCTTTGCGATCGAAAGCATCGTCGCACAACACCTGGACATCTATCGCACCCTGGAGAACAACGCTTGA
- the wzy gene encoding oligosaccharide repeat unit polymerase: MLVSPFTLLLVLYFVANFISLVFGIYDGGMLLEGTFFELGAESLVWAFLLQQLFVFLLWVLYRLHIRRCSRAPLLLGGNYGLFLLAVQLFFMAYNQIAGINVAGVESHGSGALNYLFVVVPPDVLFVLIGVGLRSSRWFWLNCLVFLASMFLRGWMGGIFVVVVLIMCRSYPIHISMRSFFRGMAGLGFVALLLPVVIEAKWAMRTGVSISAFMEGLAALSLEGYGEAVRYVMNRLQHVGHVALIMEHASTLHDFYVSGAFIPYWADGLPQMTVYKVLGYDYLRVNTFLVNEIFGYPDAYWNTNPGLAGWAALLQERAVMLFIYVVVLLTFVYAVLGRYGGSRYVLLIGCFSLVYLYHGWVGAFFNLCLYGVFLMVFARLRLLPRYSVRAGSAQ; this comes from the coding sequence GTGCTAGTTTCACCATTTACCCTCCTGTTGGTTCTCTATTTTGTTGCCAATTTTATCTCGTTGGTTTTCGGGATCTATGATGGTGGGATGCTGCTGGAGGGGACATTTTTTGAGTTGGGTGCAGAGTCCCTGGTCTGGGCGTTTTTACTCCAGCAGCTATTTGTATTCTTGCTGTGGGTCCTGTATCGGCTGCACATCCGGCGCTGTTCACGTGCGCCGCTGCTGTTGGGTGGCAATTACGGCCTGTTTCTTCTGGCCGTCCAATTGTTTTTCATGGCATACAATCAGATTGCCGGAATCAATGTGGCGGGGGTCGAGTCCCATGGGAGCGGCGCGCTTAACTACCTGTTTGTCGTTGTTCCACCGGATGTGTTGTTTGTTCTGATTGGCGTCGGATTGCGTTCGAGTCGTTGGTTCTGGTTGAACTGCCTGGTTTTCCTTGCGTCCATGTTCTTGCGTGGTTGGATGGGGGGGATCTTCGTCGTTGTGGTGCTGATCATGTGCAGAAGCTACCCCATTCATATTTCCATGAGGAGTTTCTTCCGCGGTATGGCCGGCCTAGGATTCGTGGCGCTGCTCCTGCCAGTCGTTATTGAAGCGAAATGGGCAATGCGAACGGGCGTGAGTATATCGGCCTTCATGGAGGGGCTCGCGGCGTTGAGCCTGGAGGGCTATGGGGAGGCGGTACGTTATGTCATGAACCGTTTGCAACACGTAGGGCATGTTGCCTTGATCATGGAACATGCAAGCACGCTGCATGATTTCTATGTGAGCGGCGCCTTCATTCCCTACTGGGCGGACGGCCTCCCTCAAATGACCGTCTACAAGGTGCTGGGCTACGATTATCTGCGTGTCAATACGTTCCTCGTCAACGAAATATTTGGCTATCCGGACGCCTACTGGAACACCAACCCCGGCCTGGCGGGTTGGGCTGCCCTGCTTCAGGAACGAGCGGTCATGCTGTTTATCTACGTTGTGGTGCTGTTGACTTTCGTCTATGCGGTACTCGGCAGGTATGGCGGTTCTCGCTATGTGTTGCTGATTGGCTGTTTTTCTCTTGTTTACCTTTACCATGGTTGGGTGGGCGCGTTTTTCAACTTATGCCTTTACGGCGTTTTCTTGATGGTTTTCGCGCGTCTGCGTTTGTTGCCGCGCTACAGCGTTCGGGCAGGGTCTGCTCAATGA
- a CDS encoding UDP-glucose 4-epimerase family protein, which translates to MKQRKVLVTGASGFVGSRVVDRLLLDHTIEVLAGTRRPKGDLPAGATPVVMGAQGEGRDELSLAGVQAVIHCAARVHVMNEQSSDPLAEFRKVNVEGSLALARRAAADGVERFIFISSIKVNGEGTDGRRPYQADELPHPVDPYGISKLEAEQALQALAQETGMGVVIIRPVLVYGPGVKANFQAMMKWLVKKVPLPLGLVHNKRSMVALDNLVDLISVCIDHPNALNQVFLASDGEDLSTPELLRRTAKALGTKATLLPIPAWVLKAAARAIGRTGVAERLCGSLQVDIGKTQQLLDWTPPLSVDQALSLTARHYLDLERSKA; encoded by the coding sequence TTGAAACAGCGAAAAGTGCTGGTTACCGGAGCAAGTGGCTTCGTCGGATCCCGTGTGGTCGATCGATTGCTGCTCGACCACACCATCGAGGTCCTTGCCGGAACCCGCCGTCCCAAGGGCGATTTGCCTGCCGGTGCCACACCCGTGGTCATGGGCGCCCAGGGAGAGGGGCGTGACGAATTATCGCTGGCAGGTGTGCAAGCGGTTATCCATTGCGCTGCCCGCGTACATGTCATGAATGAGCAATCGTCAGATCCGCTCGCCGAGTTTCGCAAGGTGAATGTCGAGGGGAGTCTGGCGTTGGCACGCCGTGCCGCAGCCGACGGGGTCGAGCGCTTCATCTTCATCAGTTCGATAAAGGTCAATGGCGAGGGCACCGATGGACGCCGACCTTACCAGGCCGATGAACTGCCACACCCGGTCGACCCTTATGGTATCTCCAAGCTTGAAGCCGAGCAGGCGCTTCAGGCACTGGCGCAGGAAACGGGAATGGGCGTTGTGATCATTCGCCCGGTCCTGGTCTACGGCCCGGGGGTCAAGGCCAACTTCCAGGCGATGATGAAGTGGCTGGTAAAGAAGGTTCCTCTACCTTTGGGGCTTGTCCACAACAAGCGCAGCATGGTCGCGCTGGACAACCTGGTCGATCTGATCAGTGTCTGCATTGACCACCCGAACGCGCTCAATCAGGTGTTTCTTGCCAGTGATGGCGAAGACCTCTCTACCCCAGAACTGTTACGCAGGACCGCCAAGGCGCTTGGGACCAAGGCAACGCTTCTGCCCATCCCGGCATGGGTGCTGAAAGCGGCTGCTCGCGCCATTGGTCGAACCGGTGTGGCGGAGCGCCTGTGCGGTTCCCTGCAAGTCGATATCGGCAAGACACAACAACTGCTCGACTGGACGCCACCCCTGAGTGTTGATCAAGCTCTGTCCCTTACTGCCCGTCACTACCTGGACCTGGAACGTTCGAAAGCATGA